The DNA region CTCATGGCCGAGATGGGGTTCGACGTTACCGTGTTCCCCATCAATCGCCCTGATTTCGAGATCGTCGCGATGTATGCCGATTTCCCCGATACGGTCGAGGTGATGCACAACCAGGCTGCCGGAAATCTGAATGAATTCCTCGCTGCGCGGAGCGACTACTACGACATCCTCTGGGTGGGCCGAACCCATAATCTCGAGCACCTGAAGAGCGCCCTGTCCAAGCTTCGATCCGCGCGACAGGTTCGGGTCATTCTCGACACGGAGTCAATTTCCGCAATCCGCCATCAGCAAAGGGCGACGCTCGCCGACGATGGTCTGCCCTTCGATCTAAAGACGGCCCTTCAGGCGGAGTTCAAGAACGCGGGCCTCTGCGATGCGATCCTCGCGGTGAGCGAACGCGAAGCACAAACGCTGCGCGGAATCGGGCTAGGCGCAGTGTCGGTCCTCGGCCATATGCGCGAAGTCCAGCTCACCCGGCGCGAATTTGACGAGCGGCACGGCCTTCTCTTCGTCGGTGCCATGCATGGTGAGAACTCGCCGAACTACGATTCGCTATGCTGGTTCGTGGACCATGTGCTGGATTTGGTGGAGCAGCAGATCGGCTCCGATGCGCATCTCACCATAATCGGCCATACCGCTGGCGATGCCAGCCTGGCGCGCTTCAAGGATGATGCGCGGATCACCCTGCTCGGCTCGGTTGCAGACATCGAACCTCATTTTGACCAGCATAGGATCTTCGTTGCGCCCACCCGCATCGCAGCCGGCCTCCCGTATAAAATCCACGAGGCCGCGTCCCTTGGCCTGCCGGTGGTGGCTTCCACCCTCTTGATGAAACAGACAGGCTGGCGAAACGGCAAGGAACTACTGGCCGCCGACACGACCGATCCGGCCATGTTTGCGCGCCAGATCATCGAATTGTACCGATCAAAGAGCTTGTGGCAGCGTTTGCGGCAGGGAGCCGCGAACCGCATTTCGTCCGAGCATCATCGCGCGCGCTATCGGGAGACGCTGAGAGCGGTGCTGGTTCCTGCCGATTGATGTCGCGTCAGACCGCCTCAGCACGGGTCTTCTCGATCAACATGCGCGCGCACGTCTCGAACGCATCAAACTCAGTGGTCAAGTCGTCGACGCCGAGTCTCGTTTTGTACCCTGGTGCCGAGCGGCTTGAGAACATCCAGGTTCCGCCGCCGGGGTTGATTTCCAGCAGGTAGAGCTCGCCAGTCTTGGCGCGCAGGATATCGCAGGCTTGCAGGGCGATTTCCGGCATGGCCCGGTATGCGGCGGCAGCAAGCGCGAGAATGTTCGGATCATGGGTGACATAGGCAACCGAATCGGGAGGCGCCGGCATGAATTGCGCCTGCTGGTACGGCTCTGTTGCCTCGTCCAACGCCAGATCCCGAGTCGATTCCCGGCAATAAGTGAAGATCGGCGTGCCGAAAAGAGTGAGCACGCGGCAGGTCATGGCGCGCCCGCAATCGATGAACTTCTGCGCCACCATTGGACCGCGTCGCCCGGGATGATCGGTTGGATAGTCCGTCGGTGACTGAAATCGGACATTCTCCCGCCGCCTCAATTCCACGCCCTGTCCCCAGGACGCGAACTCGAAAGCGGGTTTGATGATCACGTAGTTGCCATAGGTCTCCGGCGAAAGGTCGACGCCCGGTTCGATTACCTGATAGGCGGGGACGGGCAAACCGGCGGCGGATAGACGACCCATTTCCGTCAACTTCGACATGGATTGTCCGGCGTAGATCTTACCGCGAAGCGGAGTGAAGCTCGCCAGTCGAATAGGCGAAAATATCAGTGAGGGTCGGCTTGCCGCCTTCTTGCGGGTATAGGAGGACCTTGCATCGTTATCGACAATGAAGACTTCGATATCCGCTGCCATATCTTCGACATAGGCTCTGATCACCTCAAAGTCGTTTATGTCCTGCCATTCTCTCGAATGGACGAGAACCAGATTTCGGCTCGGCTCCACGGCTCAATCCCGGAATGATACTGGGCGGGCGGCTCGGTCGTCGCCGAGAGCGATGGCCCGGATGCGATAGCTAGGATCGTGCGGCGCCAACCGGGATGCCATCAGGAAATGATCGGCGGCGCCCTGTCGGTCACCCAGTTGAAAACAGGCAAGCGCGGCGAGTTCGCAAGCCTTCTCGCCAAAAATGGCGCGATCGAAGGCTAGCAAGCCATCACCAAGGGCGTCAGGGTCGACTGCGCGCAACGCTATCGCAATCTCCAGAGCCTCTATCGGGCGACGGCTCTCAATAAGCATCCTCCCATGCAGAAACCGCAGCGCATGGTCTTCGGGGAAGCGTTTCAAGGCAAGCGCGATCATGTCCGTGACATCGTTGCCCTGCTCGAGCATGACGCGCGCCAGATATTGGTGGATGAGGCTGGCTGCGCCGCGCTGCTGCTCGGAATCAAGTCTTTCAGTGCTGGCGATGCCGGCATTTGCCGCCGCGATTCCCTCTTCGCGCCGGCCAATAGCATCCAACGTCTCTGCCAGATGATACCAGCAATAGGCGCGGTCAGGGTCTGCACGGACCGAGGCCTGCAACAGCGCCAGATTGCGGGCATGCTTGTGCGACTGATCGCCTTCATAGCCGAGATGATTGATTTCGACGGCCGTCCTCGCAACCGTCCTCCCGTCCAATGCTTCCAGCGCCCGGATCGCTGGAACGACAGTCTCGTGGATCCGCCCGCTGAACCGGATGCGGGGGTCGCTTCGAAACAGTCGGAGCTCTCGATAGCGTGTGTAGCCTAGCCTTGGTTGAAACCGAACATAGGCAGCGACTGCTGTCGGATCGATATAATCCTCCAGGGCGCCTCCAGCCGGCAAGCCCAGGCGCTCATCGGCGTCGATATAGAGAACCCAATCACAGGAGACCGCGTCCAACGCGACGTTGCGCGCTGCAGCAAAGTCTCCCTGCCAGTCAAAATGAAGAAGATATCCGCCCGCTCCGACGGCAATGTCCACCGTGGCATCAGACGATCCCGTATCGACGATGACGATCTCATCAACGCGATCGCGCAACGAGGCAAGACAATCGACCAAGAACGCCGCCTCATCGCGGACAATCATCGCCGCTGCGATCGTCATCGGATTGGTCGCGGGCAAAAAACAGACGTTCCGGCACCTATAAGGGCCAGCCTCCGAATAAGAACCATTCGATACACCATCGAACAGCCTAGCCTGCTCTTCTATTGATTTCCCATATAAGCCGGCCGGAAAGACTTCTTGCCGCCGAGCGGGTAGGAAATGACCTGTGGCGCCTCGTAACTGGTCTTAGCCGTGAGGGCATTCACTTTGTTCTGGGTGTCGAGCGACACTTTGCTCTCTAGCTCACGCCTTCTCTTGAGAGAATTTACCGCCATCAAAGTCCCTCGATCCTGTGTGCGAAGAAGGTAAGCACCTCACCACCAAGCGTTATTCAGATATTCCGATCGCGCAATCCTGTCAATATGCCTATTCTTTGGGCAAGCCTTATCAGCAGACCGCAGCAAACTTGTCGAAGATGGCTTCGGTAGCCGCCAGCGAATTCGTTTGCGTTACACAAGTTCTATTTGCGTGATTCGGCAGGGATCTTTACTCGATAAGATGTTGCGACAGCAACGAGTCGAGGCACAGGCCAACATCCTGCACGGGCGCCGACGCAAGACCGAATGCCCTTTGCAAAACCTCGGCGATTTCGTCGTCGTCACATCGACCGTCGCACAACTCCAAAACGGCAGCAGCTGTCAGGTTGAGATAGTGAACCTGGGCTCGGCGATCATCGTAGATCACATAACCATCCGGCACCTCGCTGCATTCAAGGCCACCGACCCGGCGGTAGATCCGAGGCTTGCCGTCAGTCATATCGGAACTCCATAGGAATTAAGTCTGCCGTTCCCGTTGGAATGCTCATCAGCGACCGAGAAATCTGATCGATTACATTCTCCCTCGCATGGTGCTTACGAACCCAACGCCATGCGCTTAAGGCGCGCCGTCTTCTTTCTACCGGATTGTCCAGAGCCTCGCAGCACGCCTCGGCAAAACCATCGCTGCTAGCGCCAAGCCAGCCATGACGATTATTTTTCCAGTCAAGCCCATTTGCAGCGATCGGCGTAGCGACGGTTGCGACGCCATGGGCCGCCGCTTCGAGCAGTTTGATCCGTGTTCCGCCGCCAGATCTTAGCGGCGCAATCGCTATCGTCGACCGTTGATAGAGTCCGGCCAAATTCGTCACATAGCCGAGCACCGAGATCTGGGGGTGGCGGCCGAGTGCAAGCACCGGAGCAGGCGGCCGCGCACCGGCGATCAGAAGCCGGAAAGGCTTCGAGGATCGAGCCCGCATCTTCGGCAATATTTCCCTCGCGAACCAGAGGAGTCCTTCGACATTCGGAGAATAAGAGAGCGACCCAACGAATGTCATCGTCGCCCCGTCGTCGCAAGCGGCGGCAGGGGGCAGGACATCAACCGCATTTTCGGCCAGTTCCAGGTCCAGGGCCGGGTGGCGGCTTCGCAGTTGCTGCAATTCCTGCCGGCTGGCTACAAAAGCGCGTTGAAAGCGAGGCCCATAGCGCGAAATCAGGTTGACGCAAGCTAAGCCTTCCTGAAGCAACCAATCGGCATCCTCTCCAGCGCCATGAACGCGAGCCAGCCGCGCGTGCGACGAATATGCCGATAGATCGTCCTCATCCAGATCGACTGTCGCCGTCGTTTCCGGAGGCAGCGCATGGATGCAAGGTGAGAGATAGGAGCGGCTGATATGAACGAGATCAGGCGCGCAAACGGTCAATATCCCTGCAATATCCCGCATAACCGGACCAGAGAGGAAGCTGGCAAGACTTGGCTTTCCATAGTCGCGAAAGGCTGCAATGCGGGTTTGTTGGTCGTGGATCCGTGAAAGCAACACGAAGGGCGTTTCATTCCGGTCCGCTATCGGTATGACGTTGAGGCCTGCTCCAATCTCCTGAAGCAGAGGCGTCCTCTCGGTTGAACCGCCGGCGACAGGTACAACGATTACATCGAGCTGCGCAAAGCGGGACAATGCGGCCGCGAACATGCCTACCCGCATCGCGAGGCCGTTTCCCGACCGCGACGGGACGATGGGGCAAATAATGACGGCCTTCCGAGATTTAGTCAGGACTTTGCTCGCTTGGCATGCTGGGGGGAGCGGTTCTGCACGAGACGGAGACGATCGGCCACATCGATTGCTTCGGCTCGCGCTCGTGCGAGCGGCCTAAACACAACGTCCGCAGCCAAACGACGCTTCTGATCAACAACCATGGCTCCTTTGGTGGCAATGGACGCAAGATCCAGTCATCGAGCCTAACGGGCAGTCGGCACCTGTACGGTCACCACCACCGGCCGTTGCGGTGACGTTCCAGCCGCGACGTCCCCCGTCGCTGCACCAAGCCGTAAGCGCCGCGTAAGATATCACCTTGGACGATACCGAATAGTCAACTCCAACCGTCAGAGCGAACTTGGCGATGGGCAGATGTCGCCAAGGTCGCCGGATATCTTAGCTCGACACTGTCGTTTTGTGGCGCTTCCGTCACGATTCTCTAAAAACGAACCGGCTGTCGTGCCACCCTCCAACTCGGCTTTGACTATGCGTGGCCAATTCCTGTAGCTATTCGTGTGCTTATTGGTTTGCTCGCATTGGCCGACAGCGGTCGATATCAATGGCCCAAGTAGCTAAAGGTCGATTCAGATGAGAACGCTTCTTCTAGCGACCACCGCATTGACTTTAGTCTTTTTGGCGAAATCGGCCTCTGCCGCTGATCTCGATGTTTCCATACCTGCGCCCGCACCTGCCGCGGTTCCTTACCAGGTTCCGTTCGACTGGAGCGGTGGCTATGCCGGCTTGCACGCTGGCTGGGGCTGGGGCAAGGAGACCGATAATTGCTCCCAGAGCGAGAACGGCCCGTGCACGATCGGAAGCGGCTTGGGCTTAGGCTTAGGTCAGAGCGCGGATAGCTTCAATCTCAATGGTTTCGTCGGTGGCGCGCATATCGGCTACAATTATATGCTGCAGCAACGGTTCATGTTCGGCGTCGAAGGTGATTTTGACTACGCCAACCTCAACGGAAGTCATGCTTTCGGAGCGGTCGGGTCTCTCGGGACACTTGAGTTGAACACCAATTGGGAAGGTTCCGTCAGGCTGCGAGCAGGTTACGCGGTCGACAGGTTCATGTTCTTTGCAACTGGCGGTGTTGCGTTCGCCGATGCAGACCTCGCTTTCAATGGCGTCACCGATAGCAATATTCATGTCGGTTGGACGGCCGGCGGTGGTGTCGAGTATGCACTGACCCCGAATTTGCTCGGTCGATTTGAAATGCGCTACAGCGACTTCAACTCCATGACGTATCAGACACCACTCGGGCCCGTGGACGCTGGGTTTGACCAGACAGTTGCCACCGTCGGCCTGAGTTACAAGTTCTGAGCCTTATTCTGGAAGCTGACTATCGCGCTCCACACCGTTACGGTTGACCAAACTATTGCGCAATTCTTCATCTCTGAATGAATTTGAGCCTTCGCCTGGGGCAAAGGTATCGAGACGGCCGGCGACGCAATCCCCCCACTCTGCGTCCATCAAATCAGTCTAGTATCCAAAGTCTCCGCAGCTATGCTCGCGAGTGACCGGGTCCACATGATGCCTCCAGCTCGATGTTCTTGACCGGCCGGAACCATTTGGAAGCCGACTCTTGCCAGATTTAGAAGCGACCTCTAGGCCCTCAGATCGGAAGACAATTTGACCGGCTTGAAGTGCCTGAGACTGTTCTGCCGCGCGTTGATTCTGTGGGTCCTGGTTCTTGGCAGCACATCAGCCGCTTTGGCCGAGGCTATTCCGCCTGGCGCGATCGACGAATCTTTCCCGCTGCGCGCTGCTGACACGTCCAGTCCGCGCGACACCTTGACGACCTTTCTTCGGGACTTCCGCAACAGTGCTGAAGCCTGGCGGAGCGGCAAGAGCCGTGACGTGATCGACCGGGCGCTGGCGCGCGCCCGCGATACCATCGACTTCAGCGAGATTCCCGCCCTCGGCTACGATGCCGCGACGCTCATCGACATGGCCCTCCTGAGCGAGGTGCTGGACCGGGTCGCACTCCCGCCTTTGGAGGAGATTCCCGGCGACGCCGATCTCGCGGCCGGCAAGGACGACGAGCTCACGCGCTGGGTGGTCCCCAATACCCGACTCGAGATCGAGAGGATGACCAACGGGCCGCGCGCCGGCGAATATCTGTTCTCGAAGGAAACGGTCGCGGCGCTTCGCACCTACTATGATCTCGCCAAGGACGTGCCCTACCGGCCCAACGCTCTCGTCGGCATCTATGAGGATGTGTTGTCGAGTCCTGGCGACTGGGTGCCCGAGCGTTTCCGCGACACCCTGCCCGCATGGGCGAAATTCGTCGCCGCCGGCCATGCCATCTGGCAGTGGATCGCCCTTGCGATGTTGGTGGCGGTGGGCTTGCCGCTCGTCTCCCTCATCGTGCTGGCTGGAATCAATTGGGACAGCAAACGACTGGCAGCCAGCCCATGGCTTCGCTTCGCAACGCCGGTCGCGTTAATCCTCGTTGTCGCCCTGGCCGAGTTGTTCGAAAACCTCGCCGAGAAAGTCGTCGGGCTTCTCGAACTGCCTATGGAGATCATTAGCCTGATGGTCCTCGCCGTTCAGGCGGTGGGCCTCGCCTGGTTCGTATTCTTGCTGTCGAACAGGCTCGCCGACGCCATCGGCGGGCTGAGGGCCGGAGCCGACGGAAACCCTCACCTCGACGCGGCGATGACAAGGATGGTGTTCCGGCTTATCAGCCTTGTCATCATGATCCTTCTCGTCGCTGCTGCGGCCAGCAGGATCGGCATTCCGATCGCGCCGCTGGTGGCAGGTCTCGGCGCGGGCGGGCTAGCCATCGCGCTGGCGGTCCGACCTACGCTGGAAAACATAATCGGCGGGCTGACGCTTTTTGCCGACCGGCCCGTGCGGGTCGGCGACTTCTGCCGCTACGGAGACGATATCGGCACGGTCGAGCAGATCGGGCTACGCTCCACGCGCATTCGCACGCTGGAGCAGAGCCTGGTAACCGTTCCCAACAGCGAATTCTCTCAAATGCATCTCGACAATTTCACGGCGCGCAGTACGCGCCTTTTGCAGACCGTGCTGCATATCCGCCATGGGACCACTCCTGAGCAGATGCGGCTCCTGCTCACCCAGATCCGCGATCTCCTGTCGGCCAATCCTCTGGTTGTGCCCGATTCCTCCTATGTCCGCTTCGTCGGCTATGGCGCTCACTCCAAAGATATCGAGGTCTTTGCCTATTTGCGCTGCGAGGACGAACACGCCTTCCTGGCGGCCCGGGAGGAGGTTCTTCTCAGCATCGAGGAAATCGTCCAGCACGTCGATGCGGGTTTTGCTGGATCGGGCGGAGCGACATCGATCTCTTGGTAGCTCGAAGGATATGTCCAATTTACCAGCGTCGGCAGAATCATGCGCTGAGATTTCTGATGGGGCCCATTAATGGCGCAGCCTCTTCGCGTGCATGGAAGGAGACTCTGTTGGCCGACGTTCGCAATCGGACTCAGACGACAGAAGCGATCCACCCAGCCACAACAATATCGAAGAAACCTGCCGCGTCCGCCATGTCATGCTTGAGGTTCGGAAGGCGATAGCCGTCGTATTGGACAAGCGCAACCCTTGCCGAAATGCGCGACATAAGCGGAACGGAAGACCTGGCACTGCTGGAAACGGACTGAACTTCGGCGACATTCATGGCCGGTCCATCGCCGCCTCGATGCAAGGGCGGCCTGCCAAATCCTGCAAAGACAGCTGACGGCGCCGTCGCGACCGAAGAAACGGTAACATTATCGGCAGGGTCCGAACCGTCGCAGGCGCCGACCGTGGCGCACCATCTCGGCAGCCCAACAATCGCCGCCGCCTCTCCCCTTCCCGGTTCGAGCAAGATCGGCTCGAACGCGCAGCGCCGCGTGTCTGAGTTTAGTTCCGGACACGTCCGAGCACGACGAAAATTACGCCAATCATCGGCGTCGCACCGAACCAGAAAACCCAAAACACCACTTTGAAAAGTCTATAAATTCTATTGAATTAAAAGATTCATCATGGAAGCCTTCGACATCTGCCGGGCCATCAACGGAGGCCTGAGCCAGTCACCCGCAACAATTTGGAAGTTGATAATGGTTGCTAGTCGCGGTTTTTCGGCGTCACGCCGTGAGGTTCTGCTCGGCGCTGCCGCCCTTGGTGGAGCTGCGGCGCTGGGCGGCGCTGCGATCCTTGGATCGCCAGGCAGCGCTCTCGCTTCGGACGTCAAAACGCTGCGCGTTGCTACCGGCGAAACGGACGGCGTGAAGGGTACGCTCGATCCAGCCTATGGCAACAACGACAACGACGCCGCAAGGGCGAGCCTCGTCTATGAACGCCTGGTCGTTCCAGACGAGGCCTTCGCCCCGCAACCGCAGCTGGCGCTCAGCTGGAAGCCGGATGCGACGGGCCAGGTCTGGACCTTCGCCCTCCGCCCCGACGTGAAATTCCAGGACGGGACGCCGTTCACGGCCAAGGATGTCGTCTACACCTTCCAGCGCCTCATCGATCCGAAGACGGCTTCGGCAGCCGCAGCGATCCTCGGTCAGATCGACCCGAACGGTATCCGCGCGGTCGACGACCACACCGTCGAATTCACGCTGCATGCGCCCGTCGTCGAATTCCCGCTGCTGATCGCCAATCGCTTTACCTATATAGTTCGCGCCGGCCAGACCTCCGAGGAACTGCGCACGGCGGGCATCGGCACCGGCCCCTTCAAGGTCGAGAAATTCGTGCCCGGCGAAGAGCCGACGATTTTCCTTCGCAACGAGCACTACTGGCAGCCGGGCAAGCCCCATGTCGACCGCGTTGAGCTCCGGGCGATCGCCGAGCCCTCCTCGCGCATCGCCGCGCTGCTCGCCAACCAGGTCGACATCGTCACAGAGCTACCGGCACTCGGCCTGCAACGCCTGGAGAGCAGTCCGGACGTCAAGGTCCAGTCGGCCAGGACCTCGTTCTGGCACGGTCTCGCCGCCTTCACCGATACGCCACCCTTCGACGATGTCCGCGTGCGCAAGGCGCTCAAACTGGTGGTCAATCGCGAGCAATATCTGAAGGCCATCGTCGGCGATCGAGGCAGCGTCGCCTATGACACGCCCGTTCCGCCATGGCAGACCTACGGCCTGCCCGAGGCACCTTTCAAGCCGGACATCGCCGCCGCCAAAAAGCTTCTGGCCGAGGCGGGACACCCCAATGGCATCGATATCGACCTCTACACATCGGCCGCCGATGTCGGCCTCATTCAGATCGCGACGCTGTTCAAGGCCCAAGCCGCCGTTGCCGATATCCGCGTCAATATCATTCAGGCGCCCGCAGCCGACTATTGGAGCAACATCTGGCTCAAGAAGCCCTTCGTCGCGACCGGATGGAATGCCCGATCGGCCGACGAGGCCCTTTCGCTCGAATTCCTGTCAACGGCCGCCTGGAACGAAACCCATTGGCACAACAAGGAGTTCGACGAACTCGTCTTCGAAGCCCGCAAGACGCTGGACGAATCCAAGCGCACCGAACTCTATCGGAAGGCCCAGCGGGTGATCCAGGACGATGGTGGCGCTCTCATCCTGATCTATGCCGATACGGTGGGCGCCACGCGCGCCAATGTCCACGGATACAAGGTCCACCCGCAGAAGATCACGCACGACTTCTCCGACGTTTCCATCCAAACCTGACGTTAAGCCCGTGTCTCTTTTGCTTCCTCCGGGCCCCATCAGCCGTCTCATTGCGAGACGGCTGATCTTTGCAGTCCTGTCACTGTTCGTCGTCGCAACGATCGTGTTCTGGGCGATCGAGTGGCTACCTGGCGACGCCGCGCAGCGCATATTGGGCCGCGACGCAACGCCCGAGGCGCTCGAGGCCTTGCGGGTACGGCTGCATCTCTACGACCCGGCTCTGACGCGCTATCTCCATTGGCTCGCCGGACTGCCACGAGGCGACTTCGGCATGTCGCTTGCGGCGGAGCGGCCTGTGCTGCCCTATGTTGGCGTCTTTCTGGCGAACACCCTGCTGCTGGCCGCCGCGGCGCTTGCCGTCCATATTCCGCTCAGCATCGGCCTTGGTCTCGTCAGCGCCGCCTCGAAACGAGATGGCGGGGTCGATACACTCGTGTCGGTCACGGTGCTGCTGGGCATGTCGATCCCTGAATTCGTGGTCGGCATCGGCCTTGTCGCCTGGCTGTCAACCGCCTGGAACTGGTTTCCGCCGCTGGCACTGATCGATCAGGCCCAATCGGCCGGCCAGTTCGCACTCCTGCTGACGCTTCCTGTCCTCACGCTGAATTTCGTTATGACGGCCTATGTCGTCCGGCAGACGCGAACGTCGATGATCGAGACCATGCAGTCGGATTTCGTGCGCTCGGCAACGCTCCGGGGTTTACCGCGCAGCCGGGTTCTGCTCCGCCATGCCTTGCCCAGCGCCATCGGCCCGGCGATCAATGCGATCGCGCTGAACGCGGGATGGCTCATCGGCGGAATCGTCGTCGTCGAGGCCGTCTTCAATTATCCCGGTCTCGGCCGCCTCCTCGTCGAGTCGATCAGCAATCATGACGTGCCGATGGTTCAGGGAGCAGCCATTGCCCTGTCGGGGGCCTATATCGCGGTGAACCTCATAGCGGACATCGTCACCATCCTGGTGAACCCGAAGCTCCGGACGACGCTCCAATGACCTCGCTGACCGACGCGTCGACCCATCCGCCGGCGAATCCACGCAAGGCCGGCGGGCTTTGGAATGGAAATCTGCCTTGGACAGGCTATCTCGGCCTCGGCATCCTGCTGGCCTATGTCGCGCTGGCGGCAGCGGCGCCACTCCTCACCCCTAATTCGCCGACTGACGTCTTCGTTTCCGGCCCGCTCGAAGCACCATCGGCGGAGCTGTGGCTCGGGACGGACAACCTCGGCCGCGACGTCTGGAGCCGGTTCGTCTTTGGCGGGGGGACGGTGCTGTCTACGGCGGCCGGCGCGGCTGCCATCTCGACCGTACTCGGCGGCCTGATCGGCATCTTGCTTGGGTTTCGTGGCGGCCTCGTCGATGAAGTCGCGATGCGGTCGCTCGAGATCATCATGAGCATCCCCTCGATCATCATCGCCCTCCTGG from Kaistia algarum includes:
- a CDS encoding PqqD family protein — encoded protein: MTDGKPRIYRRVGGLECSEVPDGYVIYDDRRAQVHYLNLTAAAVLELCDGRCDDDEIAEVLQRAFGLASAPVQDVGLCLDSLLSQHLIE
- a CDS encoding ATP-grasp domain-containing protein, whose product is MEPSRNLVLVHSREWQDINDFEVIRAYVEDMAADIEVFIVDNDARSSYTRKKAASRPSLIFSPIRLASFTPLRGKIYAGQSMSKLTEMGRLSAAGLPVPAYQVIEPGVDLSPETYGNYVIIKPAFEFASWGQGVELRRRENVRFQSPTDYPTDHPGRRGPMVAQKFIDCGRAMTCRVLTLFGTPIFTYCRESTRDLALDEATEPYQQAQFMPAPPDSVAYVTHDPNILALAAAAYRAMPEIALQACDILRAKTGELYLLEINPGGGTWMFSSRSAPGYKTRLGVDDLTTEFDAFETCARMLIEKTRAEAV
- a CDS encoding ABC transporter substrate-binding protein, which encodes MVASRGFSASRREVLLGAAALGGAAALGGAAILGSPGSALASDVKTLRVATGETDGVKGTLDPAYGNNDNDAARASLVYERLVVPDEAFAPQPQLALSWKPDATGQVWTFALRPDVKFQDGTPFTAKDVVYTFQRLIDPKTASAAAAILGQIDPNGIRAVDDHTVEFTLHAPVVEFPLLIANRFTYIVRAGQTSEELRTAGIGTGPFKVEKFVPGEEPTIFLRNEHYWQPGKPHVDRVELRAIAEPSSRIAALLANQVDIVTELPALGLQRLESSPDVKVQSARTSFWHGLAAFTDTPPFDDVRVRKALKLVVNREQYLKAIVGDRGSVAYDTPVPPWQTYGLPEAPFKPDIAAAKKLLAEAGHPNGIDIDLYTSAADVGLIQIATLFKAQAAVADIRVNIIQAPAADYWSNIWLKKPFVATGWNARSADEALSLEFLSTAAWNETHWHNKEFDELVFEARKTLDESKRTELYRKAQRVIQDDGGALILIYADTVGATRANVHGYKVHPQKITHDFSDVSIQT
- a CDS encoding glycosyltransferase; its protein translation is MRVGMFAAALSRFAQLDVIVVPVAGGSTERTPLLQEIGAGLNVIPIADRNETPFVLLSRIHDQQTRIAAFRDYGKPSLASFLSGPVMRDIAGILTVCAPDLVHISRSYLSPCIHALPPETTATVDLDEDDLSAYSSHARLARVHGAGEDADWLLQEGLACVNLISRYGPRFQRAFVASRQELQQLRSRHPALDLELAENAVDVLPPAAACDDGATMTFVGSLSYSPNVEGLLWFAREILPKMRARSSKPFRLLIAGARPPAPVLALGRHPQISVLGYVTNLAGLYQRSTIAIAPLRSGGGTRIKLLEAAAHGVATVATPIAANGLDWKNNRHGWLGASSDGFAEACCEALDNPVERRRRALSAWRWVRKHHARENVIDQISRSLMSIPTGTADLIPMEFRYD
- a CDS encoding glycosyltransferase family 2 protein gives rise to the protein MTIAAAMIVRDEAAFLVDCLASLRDRVDEIVIVDTGSSDATVDIAVGAGGYLLHFDWQGDFAAARNVALDAVSCDWVLYIDADERLGLPAGGALEDYIDPTAVAAYVRFQPRLGYTRYRELRLFRSDPRIRFSGRIHETVVPAIRALEALDGRTVARTAVEINHLGYEGDQSHKHARNLALLQASVRADPDRAYCWYHLAETLDAIGRREEGIAAANAGIASTERLDSEQQRGAASLIHQYLARVMLEQGNDVTDMIALALKRFPEDHALRFLHGRMLIESRRPIEALEIAIALRAVDPDALGDGLLAFDRAIFGEKACELAALACFQLGDRQGAADHFLMASRLAPHDPSYRIRAIALGDDRAARPVSFRD
- a CDS encoding mechanosensitive ion channel family protein, whose translation is MTGLKCLRLFCRALILWVLVLGSTSAALAEAIPPGAIDESFPLRAADTSSPRDTLTTFLRDFRNSAEAWRSGKSRDVIDRALARARDTIDFSEIPALGYDAATLIDMALLSEVLDRVALPPLEEIPGDADLAAGKDDELTRWVVPNTRLEIERMTNGPRAGEYLFSKETVAALRTYYDLAKDVPYRPNALVGIYEDVLSSPGDWVPERFRDTLPAWAKFVAAGHAIWQWIALAMLVAVGLPLVSLIVLAGINWDSKRLAASPWLRFATPVALILVVALAELFENLAEKVVGLLELPMEIISLMVLAVQAVGLAWFVFLLSNRLADAIGGLRAGADGNPHLDAAMTRMVFRLISLVIMILLVAAAASRIGIPIAPLVAGLGAGGLAIALAVRPTLENIIGGLTLFADRPVRVGDFCRYGDDIGTVEQIGLRSTRIRTLEQSLVTVPNSEFSQMHLDNFTARSTRLLQTVLHIRHGTTPEQMRLLLTQIRDLLSANPLVVPDSSYVRFVGYGAHSKDIEVFAYLRCEDEHAFLAAREEVLLSIEEIVQHVDAGFAGSGGATSISW
- a CDS encoding ABC transporter permease; this encodes MSLLLPPGPISRLIARRLIFAVLSLFVVATIVFWAIEWLPGDAAQRILGRDATPEALEALRVRLHLYDPALTRYLHWLAGLPRGDFGMSLAAERPVLPYVGVFLANTLLLAAAALAVHIPLSIGLGLVSAASKRDGGVDTLVSVTVLLGMSIPEFVVGIGLVAWLSTAWNWFPPLALIDQAQSAGQFALLLTLPVLTLNFVMTAYVVRQTRTSMIETMQSDFVRSATLRGLPRSRVLLRHALPSAIGPAINAIALNAGWLIGGIVVVEAVFNYPGLGRLLVESISNHDVPMVQGAAIALSGAYIAVNLIADIVTILVNPKLRTTLQ
- a CDS encoding outer membrane protein; translation: MRTLLLATTALTLVFLAKSASAADLDVSIPAPAPAAVPYQVPFDWSGGYAGLHAGWGWGKETDNCSQSENGPCTIGSGLGLGLGQSADSFNLNGFVGGAHIGYNYMLQQRFMFGVEGDFDYANLNGSHAFGAVGSLGTLELNTNWEGSVRLRAGYAVDRFMFFATGGVAFADADLAFNGVTDSNIHVGWTAGGGVEYALTPNLLGRFEMRYSDFNSMTYQTPLGPVDAGFDQTVATVGLSYKF